From the genome of Nicotiana sylvestris chromosome 2, ASM39365v2, whole genome shotgun sequence, one region includes:
- the LOC104237581 gene encoding mitochondrial import receptor subunit TOM20-like, whose protein sequence is MEQNDFDRLLFFEHARKTAEATYAKDPLDADNLTRWGGALLELSQFQPVAESKKMISDAISKLEEALEVNPQKHDAIWCLGNAHTSQAFLTPDEDEAKVYFDKSAQCFQQAVDVDPTNELYRKSLEVASKAPELHAEIHKQGAMQQAMGPGPSASTSTKGSKKKKSSDLKYDIFGWVILAVGIVAWVGFAKSNVPPPPPPPPR, encoded by the exons ATGGAGCAAAACGATTTCGATCGCCTCCTCTTCTTCGAGCACGCTCGCAAGACTGCCGAAGCTACCTATGCTAAAGATCCTCTCGATGCTGAT AACTTGACGAGATGGGGAGGTGCATTGTTGGAATTGTCACAGTTCCAGCCTGTCGCGGAATCAAAGAAGATGATTTCTG ATGCCATCTCAAAGTTGGAGGAGGCTTTGGAGGTTAATCCACAGAAGCATGACGCCATTTGGTGTTTGGGGAATGCACATACATCCCAGGCATTTCTAACTCCTGATGAAGATGAAGCTAAGGTTTACTTTGACAAATCAGCTCAGTGCTTCCAGCAGGCTGTTGATGTG GATCCAACCAATGAACTTTATCGGAAATCTTTAGAAGTTGCTTCTAAG GCTCCAGAGTTGCACGCGGAGATTCACAAACAAGGTGCCATGCAACAAGCTATGGGACCAGGACCTTCGGCATCAACAAGTACAAAG ggttcaaagaagaaaaagagcagtGATCTGAAGTATGACATTTTTGGATGGGTAATACTTGCTGTTGGAATTGTTGCGTGGGTTGGTTTTGCAAAATCTAATgtgcctcctcctcctcctcctcctccaagataA